The following proteins are co-located in the Parafannyhessea umbonata genome:
- the rplE gene encoding 50S ribosomal protein L5, producing MADKYVPRLKEMYVSEIRDELQKKFEYKNVNQIPKIEKIVVNMGVGEAATDSKAIEGAVADLRAITGQQPMVTHARKSIATFHLREGQAIGAKVTLRGNRMYEFLDRLICIAIPRIRDFRGISSKSFDGHGNFSMGVTEQLIFPEIDFDKIDHTRGMDITIVTTAPTDEEGRALIAAFHFPFKKD from the coding sequence ATGGCAGACAAGTACGTTCCTCGTCTTAAGGAGATGTACGTCTCCGAGATCCGCGACGAGCTGCAGAAGAAGTTCGAGTACAAGAACGTCAACCAGATTCCCAAGATCGAGAAGATCGTCGTGAACATGGGTGTCGGGGAGGCTGCTACCGATTCCAAGGCCATCGAGGGCGCTGTTGCCGACCTCCGCGCCATCACCGGCCAGCAGCCCATGGTGACCCACGCCCGCAAGTCCATCGCAACCTTCCACCTGCGTGAGGGCCAGGCCATCGGCGCCAAGGTGACCCTGCGTGGCAACCGCATGTACGAGTTCCTCGATCGTCTGATCTGCATCGCGATCCCCCGCATCCGCGACTTCCGCGGCATCAGCAGCAAGTCCTTCGACGGCCACGGCAACTTCTCCATGGGCGTCACCGAGCAGCTGATCTTCCCCGAGATCGACTTCGACAAGATCGATCACACCCGCGGCATGGACATCACCATCGTGACCACCGCCCCAACTGACGAGGAGGGCAGGGCGCTCATCGCGGCCTTCCACTTCCCGTTCAAGAAGGACTAG
- the rpsC gene encoding 30S ribosomal protein S3, producing the protein MGQKVQPTGFRLGITEEWRSRWYADKKDYAKNLGNDMQIRKFLEKKLASAALSRVDIERAGDKVKVIIYTARPGIVIGKKGSEIDALRAELEKMAGVSKGNISVDVIEIKRPELDAQLVAQSIAEQLEGRIAFRRAVRKAIQSARKAGAKGIRIQCSGRLNGAEMGRREWSREGRVPLHTLRAKIGFGEATARTTMGACGVKVWIYLGEKMPGQPAPNPALEGSSRPRRRNERRGR; encoded by the coding sequence ATGGGTCAGAAAGTACAGCCTACCGGCTTCCGTCTCGGCATCACCGAGGAGTGGCGTTCCCGTTGGTACGCCGATAAGAAGGACTACGCCAAGAACCTTGGCAACGATATGCAGATCCGCAAGTTCCTTGAGAAGAAGCTTGCGAGCGCGGCGCTGTCCCGCGTCGACATCGAGCGCGCCGGCGACAAGGTGAAGGTCATCATCTACACCGCCCGCCCGGGCATCGTGATCGGCAAGAAGGGCTCCGAGATCGACGCCCTGCGTGCCGAGCTCGAGAAGATGGCTGGCGTCTCCAAGGGCAACATCTCCGTCGACGTCATCGAGATCAAGCGTCCGGAGCTTGACGCTCAGCTGGTGGCCCAGTCCATCGCCGAGCAGCTCGAGGGCCGCATCGCCTTCCGCCGCGCCGTCCGCAAGGCCATCCAGTCCGCCCGCAAGGCAGGCGCCAAGGGCATCCGCATCCAGTGCTCCGGCCGTCTGAACGGCGCAGAGATGGGCCGCCGCGAGTGGTCCCGCGAGGGTCGCGTGCCTCTGCACACCCTGCGCGCCAAGATCGGCTTCGGCGAGGCTACCGCCCGCACCACCATGGGTGCCTGCGGCGTTAAGGTTTGGATCTATCTCGGCGAGAAGATGCCTGGTCAGCCTGCGCCCAACCCGGCGCTTGAGGGCTCCAGCCGTCCCCGTCGCCGTAACGAGAGGAGGGGTCGCTAA
- the rplW gene encoding 50S ribosomal protein L23: MNSIYNVIIRPVVSERSFDLMSQGKYTFEVAAKAPKEEIADAVEKLFNVHVLKVNTMWVKPKNKRVRYVTGKTRTWKKAVVTVAEGEQIEVFANQQAAAEE, encoded by the coding sequence ATGAACTCCATCTATAACGTCATCATCCGCCCGGTTGTCTCCGAGCGTTCGTTCGACCTGATGTCCCAGGGCAAGTACACCTTCGAGGTTGCCGCCAAGGCTCCGAAGGAGGAGATTGCCGACGCAGTCGAGAAGCTCTTCAACGTTCACGTCCTCAAGGTCAACACCATGTGGGTGAAGCCGAAGAACAAGCGCGTCCGCTATGTCACCGGCAAGACCCGCACTTGGAAGAAGGCCGTCGTCACCGTCGCCGAGGGTGAGCAGATCGAGGTCTTCGCAAACCAGCAGGCTGCTGCTGAGGAGTAA
- the rplF gene encoding 50S ribosomal protein L6, whose amino-acid sequence MSRIGKKPVTVPAGVTVTIDGATVTVKGGKGELTRTFSDLVTIAQEGSEVLVTRNDESTESNAQQGLTRTLIHNMVIGVSEGFAKKLELTGVGYRVALKGTGLDLSLGYSHPVLVDAPEGISFEVPDNTHIVVKGISKEQVGQVAAEVRAKRPPEPYKGKGIHYEGEHIRRKLGKAGK is encoded by the coding sequence ATGTCTCGTATTGGTAAGAAGCCTGTCACGGTTCCCGCTGGTGTTACTGTGACCATCGATGGCGCCACCGTTACGGTCAAGGGCGGCAAGGGCGAGCTCACTCGCACTTTCTCCGACCTGGTGACCATCGCTCAGGAGGGTTCCGAGGTTCTCGTTACCCGCAACGACGAGTCCACTGAGTCTAACGCTCAGCAGGGCCTTACCCGCACCCTCATCCACAACATGGTGATCGGCGTCTCCGAAGGCTTCGCTAAGAAGCTCGAGCTGACCGGCGTCGGCTACCGTGTCGCTCTCAAGGGCACTGGTCTCGACCTCTCCCTCGGCTACTCTCATCCCGTCCTCGTTGATGCTCCCGAGGGCATCTCCTTCGAGGTTCCCGACAACACCCACATCGTTGTCAAGGGCATCTCCAAGGAGCAGGTCGGCCAGGTTGCCGCCGAGGTCCGCGCCAAGCGTCCGCCCGAGCCTTACAAGGGCAAGGGCATCCACTACGAAGGCGAACACATTCGTAGGAAGCTCGGCAAGGCTGGTAAGTAG
- the rplP gene encoding 50S ribosomal protein L16 — MLAPKRVLHRKVQRGSMKGQAKGNTELHFGKWGLVALERHWITNRQIEAGRIAIVRRMKRGGKIWITIFPDKPISKKPAETRMGKGKGNPEEWVAVVKPGRVMYEIDGVDEATAKAALRLAQYKMPIKTKIITRAEQDVEE; from the coding sequence ATGCTGGCTCCTAAGCGAGTCCTTCACCGCAAGGTACAGCGCGGCTCCATGAAGGGTCAGGCCAAGGGCAACACCGAGCTGCACTTTGGCAAGTGGGGTCTTGTCGCGCTCGAGCGTCACTGGATCACCAACCGTCAGATCGAGGCCGGCCGTATCGCCATCGTCCGTCGCATGAAGCGTGGCGGCAAGATCTGGATCACCATCTTCCCCGACAAGCCGATCTCCAAGAAGCCGGCCGAGACCCGCATGGGTAAGGGTAAGGGCAATCCCGAGGAGTGGGTGGCCGTTGTCAAGCCGGGTCGCGTCATGTACGAGATCGACGGCGTCGACGAGGCAACCGCCAAGGCTGCACTCCGTCTTGCTCAGTACAAGATGCCGATCAAGACCAAGATCATCACCCGCGCCGAGCAGGACGTGGAGGAGTAG
- the rplX gene encoding 50S ribosomal protein L24, whose product MAKMNVKKGDQVEVLSGKDKGKRGEVIVALPSEGKVVVRGVAVVKKAQRPTQANQQGGIVEKEAAIDVSNVALVCPTCGKATRVGHAEEDGKKVRVCKKCGAKF is encoded by the coding sequence ATGGCAAAGATGAACGTTAAGAAGGGCGACCAGGTCGAGGTCCTGTCCGGCAAGGACAAGGGCAAGCGCGGCGAGGTCATCGTGGCCCTTCCCTCTGAGGGCAAGGTTGTCGTTCGTGGCGTTGCAGTCGTGAAGAAGGCTCAGCGTCCGACCCAGGCCAACCAGCAGGGCGGCATTGTCGAGAAGGAGGCCGCGATCGACGTCTCCAACGTCGCCCTCGTGTGCCCCACCTGCGGCAAGGCCACTCGCGTCGGCCACGCCGAGGAGGACGGCAAGAAGGTCCGCGTCTGCAAGAAGTGCGGCGCCAAGTTCTAG
- the rpmD gene encoding 50S ribosomal protein L30, whose protein sequence is MADEKKLTVKLVRSAVASVKKDQTRTCFAMGLRKIGDVAVLPDNPSVRGMIFKVKHLVEVEEN, encoded by the coding sequence ATGGCAGACGAGAAGAAGCTCACTGTCAAGCTCGTCCGCAGCGCCGTCGCGTCGGTCAAGAAGGACCAGACGAGGACCTGCTTCGCTATGGGTCTCCGCAAGATCGGCGACGTCGCCGTGCTGCCCGACAACCCGAGCGTTCGTGGAATGATCTTCAAGGTCAAGCACCTTGTTGAGGTTGAAGAGAACTAA
- the rpsS gene encoding 30S ribosomal protein S19 translates to MSRSLKKGPFVETRLLARVAAMNEAGKKEVVKTWSRSSTIFPEMVGHTIAVHDGRKHVPVYVTESMVGHKLGEFAPTRTFRGHKQA, encoded by the coding sequence ATGAGCAGAAGTCTCAAGAAGGGCCCGTTTGTGGAGACTCGCCTCCTTGCGCGTGTCGCCGCGATGAACGAGGCAGGCAAGAAGGAGGTCGTGAAGACCTGGTCGCGTTCCTCCACCATCTTCCCCGAGATGGTTGGCCACACGATCGCCGTCCACGACGGCCGCAAGCATGTCCCCGTATACGTCACCGAGTCCATGGTTGGTCACAAGCTGGGCGAGTTCGCCCCCACCCGCACCTTCCGTGGTCACAAGCAGGCTTAA
- the rpsH gene encoding 30S ribosomal protein S8, which translates to MKVTDPIADMLTRIRNANSAGKSEVSMPSSKVLVEIARVICEEGYIKGYEVEDTKPQKTLHITLKYGARHAKVIRGIRRVSKLGLRIYTTAADMPRVQGGLGTAVISTSKGMMCDRDARKLGIGGEVICYIW; encoded by the coding sequence ATGAAGGTTACTGATCCCATCGCAGACATGCTGACGCGCATTCGCAACGCTAACTCTGCCGGCAAGTCCGAGGTCTCCATGCCCTCGAGCAAGGTCCTGGTTGAGATTGCCCGCGTCATCTGCGAAGAGGGCTACATCAAGGGCTACGAGGTCGAGGACACCAAGCCTCAGAAGACCCTCCACATCACGCTCAAGTATGGCGCCCGTCACGCCAAGGTCATCCGCGGCATCCGTCGCGTCTCCAAGCTTGGCCTTCGCATCTACACCACCGCAGCTGACATGCCGCGCGTCCAGGGTGGTCTCGGCACTGCCGTCATCTCCACCTCCAAGGGCATGATGTGCGACCGCGATGCTCGCAAGCTCGGCATCGGCGGCGAGGTCATCTGCTACATCTGGTAA
- the rplD gene encoding 50S ribosomal protein L4 → MSKIEVKNVEGKAAGEVELSSDVFGIEPNIPVVHQVVVAYEASLRQGTHSVKNRHEVSGGGVKPWRQKGTGRARQGSIRAGQWVGGGVIFGPQVRSHAKRANNKEKKLAMRSVLSGKLADGELVLVDELKFEAPKTKQAVALLSALALDGKRVTVVVDDEDINTYLAFRNLPKVNVIGVSESNTRNLLDNGALVMSTAVAKQLEEVLA, encoded by the coding sequence ATGTCCAAGATCGAAGTTAAGAACGTTGAGGGGAAGGCGGCCGGCGAGGTCGAGCTTTCCTCCGACGTCTTCGGCATTGAGCCGAACATCCCCGTGGTGCACCAGGTCGTCGTGGCCTACGAGGCCTCCCTGCGTCAGGGCACCCACTCCGTCAAGAACCGTCACGAGGTCTCCGGCGGCGGCGTCAAGCCTTGGCGTCAGAAGGGCACCGGTCGTGCCCGCCAGGGTTCCATCCGCGCTGGCCAGTGGGTCGGCGGCGGCGTCATCTTCGGGCCCCAGGTCCGCAGCCACGCGAAGCGCGCCAACAACAAGGAGAAGAAGCTCGCAATGCGCTCCGTCCTCTCCGGAAAGCTCGCTGATGGCGAGCTCGTGCTCGTGGACGAGCTGAAGTTCGAGGCTCCCAAGACCAAGCAGGCCGTCGCTCTTCTCAGCGCCCTTGCCCTCGATGGCAAGCGCGTGACCGTCGTCGTCGACGACGAGGACATCAACACCTACCTCGCCTTCAGGAACCTCCCGAAGGTCAACGTGATCGGTGTCTCCGAGTCCAACACCCGCAACCTGCTCGACAATGGCGCCCTCGTCATGTCCACCGCGGTTGCCAAGCAGCTCGAGGAGGTGCTCGCGTAA
- a CDS encoding type Z 30S ribosomal protein S14, producing the protein MAKTSMIVKANREPKFSTRKQNRCQRCGRPHSVYRKFGLCRVCFREMASKGELPGVTKASW; encoded by the coding sequence GTGGCTAAGACATCGATGATCGTCAAGGCGAACCGCGAGCCGAAGTTTTCGACGCGCAAGCAGAACCGTTGCCAGCGCTGTGGCCGACCCCACTCCGTCTATCGCAAGTTCGGTCTCTGCCGTGTCTGCTTCCGCGAGATGGCGAGCAAGGGCGAGCTCCCTGGCGTCACCAAGGCTTCTTGGTAG
- the rplV gene encoding 50S ribosomal protein L22: MANNNEVKATAKYVRMAPRKVRMVVDQIRNKSVEQALEVLQFSTRAAAEPVAKVLRSAVANAENNNNLRSDNLVIKAAYVDEGPTLKRIRPRAKGSASRINKRTSHITVVVAPRKEA; this comes from the coding sequence ATGGCTAACAACAACGAGGTCAAGGCCACCGCTAAGTACGTGCGCATGGCGCCGCGCAAGGTGCGCATGGTCGTCGACCAGATTCGTAACAAGTCCGTGGAGCAGGCCCTTGAGGTCCTCCAGTTCTCGACCCGCGCGGCCGCTGAGCCCGTCGCGAAGGTCCTCCGCTCCGCGGTGGCCAACGCCGAGAACAACAACAACCTTCGTTCCGACAACCTCGTGATCAAGGCTGCCTACGTGGACGAGGGCCCGACCCTGAAGCGCATCCGCCCGCGTGCAAAGGGCTCCGCTTCGCGCATCAACAAGCGCACCAGCCACATCACCGTCGTCGTTGCACCTCGAAAGGAGGCGTAG
- the rplN gene encoding 50S ribosomal protein L14: protein MIQMETMLNVADNSGAKRVKCIKVMGGSKRRYAGLADVIMCAVQEATPGGSVKKGDIVRCVVVRTTKETRRKDGSYIKFDQNACVLVNKDGEPKGTRIFGPVARELRDHKYMKIVSLAPETL, encoded by the coding sequence ATGATCCAAATGGAGACCATGCTCAACGTCGCTGATAACAGTGGCGCTAAGCGCGTGAAGTGCATCAAGGTCATGGGTGGCTCCAAGCGCCGTTATGCTGGCCTCGCCGACGTCATCATGTGCGCCGTGCAGGAGGCTACGCCGGGCGGTTCTGTGAAGAAGGGCGATATCGTTCGCTGCGTTGTCGTCCGCACCACCAAGGAGACCCGCCGCAAGGACGGCAGCTACATCAAGTTCGACCAGAACGCCTGCGTCCTGGTCAACAAGGATGGCGAGCCCAAGGGCACCCGTATCTTCGGGCCTGTGGCACGCGAGCTGCGCGATCACAAGTACATGAAGATCGTCTCGCTCGCACCCGAGACGCTGTAG
- the rplB gene encoding 50S ribosomal protein L2 codes for MAVRHLKATSAGRRWQTISDFAEITTDKPEKSLLEPLPKKAGRNNNGRITTRHQGGGVKRQYRKIDFKRQKDDVPAKVATIEYDPNRTANIALLHYVDGAKAYILAPEGLHVGDMVISGTKDVDIKPGNCTVLSEIPVGTLLHNVEFQPGKGAAMARSAGTSVQLMGKDNGYAALRMPSGELRRVLLTCRATIGVVGNAEHGNIVIGKAGRHRHMNVRPTVRGTVMNPVDHPHGGGEGKNHTSGRPSVTPWGKPTKGFKTRDPKKASNRLIIRRRNKK; via the coding sequence ATGGCAGTTAGACATCTGAAGGCAACGAGCGCCGGCAGGCGTTGGCAGACCATCTCCGACTTCGCGGAGATCACTACCGACAAGCCCGAGAAGTCCCTCCTCGAGCCCCTGCCCAAGAAGGCCGGCCGCAACAACAACGGCCGCATCACCACCCGTCACCAGGGTGGCGGCGTGAAGCGCCAGTACCGCAAGATCGACTTCAAGCGTCAGAAGGACGACGTGCCGGCCAAGGTCGCTACGATCGAGTATGACCCGAACCGCACCGCGAACATCGCCCTGCTCCACTACGTCGACGGCGCCAAGGCGTACATCCTGGCCCCCGAGGGCCTGCACGTGGGCGACATGGTCATCTCTGGCACCAAGGACGTCGACATCAAGCCGGGCAACTGCACGGTTCTCTCCGAGATCCCCGTCGGCACCCTGCTGCACAACGTCGAGTTCCAGCCTGGCAAGGGCGCGGCGATGGCTCGTTCCGCCGGCACCTCCGTCCAGCTCATGGGTAAGGACAACGGCTATGCGGCGCTCCGCATGCCCTCCGGCGAGCTCCGCCGCGTCCTTCTCACCTGCCGCGCCACCATCGGCGTCGTGGGCAACGCCGAGCACGGCAACATCGTGATCGGCAAGGCCGGTCGTCACCGTCACATGAACGTGCGTCCGACCGTCCGTGGTACCGTCATGAACCCCGTCGACCACCCGCACGGCGGCGGCGAGGGCAAGAACCACACCTCCGGTCGTCCCTCCGTTACGCCTTGGGGCAAGCCGACCAAGGGCTTCAAGACCCGCGACCCGAAGAAGGCCTCGAACCGCCTCATCATCCGTCGTCGCAACAAGAAGTAA
- the rplR gene encoding 50S ribosomal protein L18: MNKNQAKRASLQRRKRRVRAKVFGTAERPRLSVHRTNAHIYAQVIDDKDGKTICSASTLSPEFKETGKIGSNKEAAEFVGKLVGERAVAKGVTEVTFDRGGFIYHGRVQALADGARAAGLKF, translated from the coding sequence ATGAACAAGAACCAGGCTAAGCGTGCGAGCCTTCAGCGCCGTAAGCGCCGCGTTCGCGCCAAGGTTTTCGGCACCGCCGAGCGTCCTCGTCTGAGCGTCCACCGCACTAACGCTCACATCTACGCCCAGGTCATCGACGACAAGGATGGCAAGACCATCTGCTCCGCCTCTACCCTGAGCCCCGAGTTCAAGGAGACTGGCAAGATCGGCTCCAACAAGGAGGCCGCGGAGTTCGTCGGCAAGCTCGTTGGTGAGCGCGCCGTCGCCAAGGGTGTTACCGAGGTCACGTTTGACCGCGGTGGCTTCATCTATCACGGCCGCGTCCAGGCTCTGGCAGACGGTGCCCGTGCCGCGGGCCTGAAGTTCTAG
- the rplC gene encoding 50S ribosomal protein L3, translating to MVNTILGRKLGMTQVWDEDDNVVPVTVVLAGPCTVSQVKTKATDGYDAVQIGFGDVSAKHVNKPMAGHFAAAGVEPMRYLREVRVPEGEEHATGEKVTVADFADVQTVDVTGTSKGKGFQGTIKRWNFSRGPMAHGSRNQREPGSIGQCAYPARVRKGLHMAGHMGNERVTVKNLKLVRVDAEQNLMLIKGAVPGGKNALVSIRMA from the coding sequence ATGGTCAACACTATCCTCGGCCGCAAGCTCGGGATGACGCAGGTGTGGGATGAGGACGACAACGTCGTACCCGTCACCGTCGTCCTCGCTGGCCCCTGCACTGTCTCGCAGGTCAAGACGAAGGCAACTGACGGCTACGATGCCGTCCAGATTGGCTTCGGAGACGTCTCTGCCAAGCACGTGAACAAGCCCATGGCGGGCCACTTTGCCGCCGCCGGCGTCGAGCCCATGCGCTACCTGCGCGAGGTCCGCGTCCCCGAGGGCGAGGAGCACGCCACTGGCGAGAAGGTCACCGTTGCAGACTTCGCAGACGTCCAGACCGTCGATGTCACCGGCACCTCCAAGGGCAAGGGCTTCCAGGGCACCATCAAGCGCTGGAACTTCTCCCGCGGCCCCATGGCACACGGTTCCCGCAACCAGCGCGAGCCGGGCTCCATCGGCCAGTGCGCCTACCCCGCGCGCGTCCGCAAGGGCCTGCACATGGCTGGCCACATGGGCAACGAGCGTGTCACCGTCAAGAACCTGAAGCTCGTTCGTGTCGACGCCGAGCAGAACCTGATGCTCATCAAGGGCGCTGTCCCCGGCGGCAAGAACGCTCTCGTTTCGATCCGCATGGCCTAA
- the rpsQ gene encoding 30S ribosomal protein S17, with amino-acid sequence MADTESRNARKVRTGEVISLSGDKTVTVQITYRKHHPKYGKMMTISKKLHCHDEKNECGLGDTVRVMETRPMSKTKRWRVVEIVEKAK; translated from the coding sequence ATGGCAGATACCGAAAGCAGGAACGCACGTAAGGTCCGCACCGGTGAGGTCATCTCCCTCTCTGGCGACAAGACCGTCACCGTTCAGATCACCTACCGTAAGCACCACCCCAAGTACGGCAAGATGATGACCATCAGCAAGAAGCTCCACTGCCATGACGAGAAGAACGAGTGTGGCCTCGGCGACACCGTCCGCGTCATGGAGACCCGTCCCATGTCCAAGACCAAGCGTTGGCGTGTCGTGGAGATCGTGGAGAAGGCAAAGTAA
- the rplO gene encoding 50S ribosomal protein L15: MQLNDLRPAEGSKKSRKRIGRGNSSGHGTTAGRGTNGQLSRSGGGKGAGFEGGQTQLAMRLPKLPGFVNHNRVEYAPVNVARLEALFADGETVDGESLMAKGVIKHDYIPVKVLGDGEITKKLTVKVDKVSASAKAKIEAAGGKVEQAC; encoded by the coding sequence ATGCAGCTCAATGATCTTCGTCCCGCGGAAGGCTCCAAGAAGTCCCGCAAGCGCATCGGCCGCGGCAACTCTTCTGGCCACGGCACCACCGCTGGTCGCGGCACCAATGGTCAGCTCTCCCGCTCCGGTGGCGGTAAGGGCGCTGGCTTCGAGGGTGGTCAGACCCAGCTCGCGATGCGTCTTCCTAAGCTCCCTGGCTTCGTGAACCACAACCGCGTCGAGTACGCTCCCGTGAACGTCGCCCGACTTGAGGCTCTCTTCGCTGACGGCGAGACCGTCGACGGCGAGTCCCTTATGGCCAAGGGCGTCATCAAGCACGACTACATCCCCGTCAAGGTCCTCGGTGACGGCGAGATTACCAAGAAGCTCACCGTCAAGGTCGACAAGGTCTCTGCTTCCGCCAAGGCCAAGATTGAGGCGGCTGGAGGAAAGGTCGAGCAGGCGTGCTAA
- the secY gene encoding preprotein translocase subunit SecY, with protein MLKGIANAFRIPELRKKILITIGILALYRFGAYLPTPGVPFASMLEAFQTAAAGSGAIAVLNLFSGGALSRVSVFSLGIMPYITAQIILQMFQAVIPSLGELAKEGESGQRKITQYTRYLTIGLALINAIGYLFLFKSYGIDFSQLGFPEFIEDIVIVGVLLTGAIIIMWLGEVITQRGIGNGMSLIIFANIMAGLPSALISSVKTSSTGTVVTLITVLVMIAIIPVIVYIERGQRRIPVQYAKRVVGRRIMGGQSTYLPIKVNTAGVVPIIFASALLYLPAQLAVFFPNVGWIQFVANALASGWVNWVLSVLLIVFFAYFYTSMVFNPDETADQLRKAGGFIPGVRPGNATAEYIKSVLDHITLPGALFMAILAVVPSILFSITGNTLMQSFGGTSVLIMVGVAMDTISQLESQLKMHNYEGFFK; from the coding sequence GTGCTAAAGGGAATCGCAAATGCGTTCCGCATTCCGGAGCTCAGGAAGAAGATTCTGATTACCATCGGAATCCTCGCCCTGTATCGCTTTGGTGCCTATCTGCCCACCCCGGGCGTGCCGTTCGCGAGCATGCTCGAGGCGTTCCAGACGGCTGCCGCCGGTAGCGGTGCCATCGCGGTGCTCAACCTGTTCTCTGGTGGCGCTCTTTCCCGCGTCTCTGTCTTCAGCCTCGGAATCATGCCTTACATCACCGCGCAGATTATTCTGCAGATGTTCCAGGCTGTCATTCCCTCCCTTGGAGAGCTTGCAAAGGAAGGGGAGTCCGGCCAGCGCAAGATTACGCAGTACACGCGTTATCTTACGATTGGCCTCGCGCTCATCAACGCGATTGGCTACCTCTTCCTCTTCAAGAGCTACGGCATCGATTTCTCCCAGCTCGGCTTCCCCGAGTTCATCGAGGACATCGTGATCGTCGGAGTGCTTCTCACCGGAGCCATCATCATCATGTGGCTTGGCGAGGTCATCACGCAGCGTGGCATAGGCAACGGCATGTCGCTCATCATCTTTGCGAACATCATGGCCGGTCTTCCCTCTGCCCTGATCTCCTCGGTTAAGACCTCGAGCACGGGAACCGTCGTAACGCTGATTACCGTGCTGGTGATGATTGCGATCATTCCGGTGATCGTTTACATCGAGCGCGGACAGCGTCGCATCCCGGTTCAGTATGCGAAGAGGGTCGTTGGCAGAAGGATTATGGGTGGACAGTCCACCTATCTGCCGATCAAGGTGAACACGGCTGGTGTCGTGCCCATCATCTTTGCATCCGCCCTCCTCTACCTGCCGGCGCAGCTTGCGGTCTTCTTCCCCAACGTGGGATGGATTCAGTTCGTTGCGAACGCGCTTGCCTCCGGTTGGGTGAACTGGGTGCTCTCCGTTCTTCTCATCGTGTTCTTCGCGTACTTCTACACCTCCATGGTGTTCAACCCGGATGAGACCGCTGACCAGCTTCGCAAGGCGGGCGGCTTCATCCCGGGCGTACGCCCCGGCAACGCGACCGCCGAGTACATCAAGAGCGTGCTTGATCACATCACGCTTCCCGGTGCGCTCTTCATGGCGATTCTGGCCGTCGTTCCGTCCATCCTGTTCTCCATCACGGGCAACACCCTGATGCAGTCCTTTGGCGGTACTTCGGTCCTGATCATGGTCGGCGTGGCCATGGACACGATCTCTCAGCTCGAGAGCCAGCTGAAGATGCATAACTACGAGGGTTTCTTCAAGTAG
- the rpmC gene encoding 50S ribosomal protein L29 encodes MKYKDIRELSDEELAQKLEDGRAELFNLRFQMATSQLDNTARVSVVKRDIARIQTEMRARQIAADNAAAQN; translated from the coding sequence ATGAAGTACAAGGATATTCGCGAGCTCTCCGACGAGGAGCTTGCTCAGAAGCTCGAGGACGGCCGCGCGGAGCTGTTCAACCTTCGCTTCCAGATGGCTACCAGCCAGCTGGACAACACGGCACGCGTCAGCGTCGTCAAGCGTGACATTGCTCGCATCCAGACCGAGATGCGCGCTCGTCAGATCGCAGCGGACAACGCCGCTGCGCAGAACTAG
- the rpsE gene encoding 30S ribosomal protein S5, giving the protein MPRDRKRQNDSDLQERVVYIHRVSKTVKGGHRMSLVALVVVGDGKGNIGLGQGKSAEVPLAIQKGVEDAKKNMFHVPVTAGGSVPHPVDGHFGAGHVLIKPAIEGTGVIAGGPVRPLFELAGITNVLSKSLGTDNALNIIKAAAEGLKSLSSPEEAAERRGLTVSEMFNGKED; this is encoded by the coding sequence ATGCCACGTGATCGTAAGCGCCAGAATGACTCCGATCTTCAGGAGCGCGTAGTCTACATCCACCGTGTTTCCAAGACCGTTAAGGGCGGCCACCGCATGTCGCTCGTCGCTCTCGTCGTCGTCGGTGACGGCAAGGGCAACATCGGCCTTGGTCAGGGTAAGTCCGCCGAGGTCCCTCTGGCCATCCAGAAGGGCGTCGAGGACGCAAAGAAGAACATGTTCCACGTCCCCGTTACCGCCGGCGGCTCGGTTCCTCATCCCGTTGACGGCCACTTCGGTGCTGGCCATGTTCTGATCAAGCCGGCTATCGAGGGTACCGGTGTCATCGCCGGTGGCCCCGTCCGTCCACTCTTCGAGCTCGCTGGTATCACCAACGTGCTGTCCAAGTCGCTCGGTACCGACAACGCTCTCAACATCATCAAGGCTGCCGCCGAGGGCCTCAAGTCCCTCTCCAGCCCTGAGGAGGCTGCTGAGCGTCGTGGCCTTACCGTCAGCGAGATGTTCAACGGTAAGGAGGACTAA